The genome window GAGCCTGGCGCTGTCCGACTTTGCCCCGCTCTCAGCATCAGACAGAAGAACTGGACTGTTTTCCTCAACTTGgcaaattttatttagaaaaaagctGGGGGAGGAAAAAAGTGACAGCGCTCTTTAGGCCAAGGACTTAGAAGAGAAACCTCCACCCTTCCGTAGCACCTtagtcctttttctctctctcactgctcAACCCCCTCGGCTTCTGGAGCATGGAAAAGGCTATGTTCCCTGCCGAAGGAGAGTGGATGGTGAAGGTGCCTGGAAACGGCCAGAGAAAAGACCCAAGCGATCGATGTTGCGGTGGAGGACACTATGCAGCACAGCCAGATGAggtccaccctcacccccaccctccctGGAGAAGTCCCGGATGAAGCGGCCACGCTCTGATTGGAAGATGAACTTCTGGGGCAAGGGCCCGTGCTCCCGGAGAAAGCCCCAGACACTGAGCAGCAGCAGACGCACTTCAAAAGGTGCCAGTTGACTAAATACCTCGTGCATATTACCCAGGGCTGGAGGCAGGAGGCTTCCCTCAGCCATTACAGCTACCAGGGTGCAGGATGCCTCCAGGTGCCAGGGGGAGTGGGCTGTGTCAGGGTGGCGAGAGGCTTCCCAATGGCCCAAGAGGGCAGCCAGCAGCCCCCGCAGCAGCACGGAGCAGTAGCACAGGGCTGGGGGAGCAGCTGCTACCAGCTTTAACAGCTCAAAGAGCAGGGGCTGTTCCCGGAAGCGCCGGCCAATGCGGAGATCCCGCTCCACTGTGGCCCGGGCATGCTCCTCCGGGGGCCAGGCCAGCTCAGCACCAGCTGCATCAGGACACACATTCTCCACCAAGGTCACTGCCACTGCTTTGGCTGCCTCCGGGCTCAGGGTAGGAGCCCCCCAGCAGCCCCCACATTCACTGCCCCCTGGGGCACTGCAGCAGTGCACCAGGAGGCTGAGGAGGCTCTGGGTGTTATAGAACACTTCCTGCTGATTTCGTGACTGGACAAGCTTGGGTGGCTTTAAGCCACGGCCGATGACTCCAGCATGGAAAACTGACCAAATCCCTCCAGGGCCTGGCACTGCTGCAGAATGCCACCGGTTAGTGTCCAACAGGGAGGCAGAAGCCAAAGGAGCTGAGACAACTGACAGAGTCTCATTGTCCCCATCCACTTCCCCTCCAAATAGTTCTGTGTTGCCCCGATGTAAAGCTCCCTCAACTAGCAGCTGCAGGACAGCCTTGAACCCAGCTGGGGAGGTCTGAGAGAGGCGAAAGAGAAGCTGGGAGGCTGAGGCCACGCCTGGGGGGCCATGCAGCCTCAGAGAGGCAAAGAAGCGGTGCACCCCAGCCCTCACAAGTCCCAGGAGTTGGGAGGGGGACAGGGCTTCCAGAGGAAAGGGACAAATGGCCAGGAGGGAGGCAGCAGCTTCAGCTACTTCCTCCTCAGGATGTAGCAGGAGAGGAGCCAGGTCAGACAGATGGGCTGAGGCAGACTCCCCAAACCGGGCCCCTAAAGCTGCAGGGCCCTCACCACCCTGCTGTTCCCACCCCACTAGCAGTGCCAAGTTGCGCAGAAACCGAGCTGTGAAGTGAGGCTGTAAAGTCCCTGCATGCACCCGAGCCAGGCAGCTTCGGAAGGCCAGGGGCAGGAGGCCAGAAAGACTGACCACCAGTCCTGCATATAACTGAGTGGCCAAACTCAACTCTTCAGGGCTTCGGGCTCGGCTCAGTAGATGGCCCAAGGCCTCAGGTCCACAGCTAGGCCGGGTATAGACAGATAGCAGGCCCAAGAGCTGGTGCTGCCAGAGGAAGCGTTTCCGTTCCAGTCGTAATGTCTCTCCACACAGCTCTCCAACGTGGTTTCTTAGCGCATCTAGAAAGGGCACcgggcggggagggggaggggggcccAGCACCCCTTCTCCAGGAGAACCTCCCCGGTGATGAACCAGTTTTTGCAGGTGCAACAGCAGCAGCTGGATCAGCCGGTCACAGGCTTCacgcacagtgtctggcacagccAGGCCCTGGGTAGTAATAACTGAAGCAGGCATAGCTGTGTCCACAAGGAATTGCAGCAGGCGGTAGGCACCTGCCCCGGAGGCCTGGCTCACCAGGTGCACGGCTAGGTTCAGCATGTTGTCCAGCTCCTCTCGGGGGAATCCCTGCAGGTGTTGCTGCAGCTGGCTCAGCACAGATGGGGGCTTGAGGCAATCCACAAGCTCTCCAGAGACAGTGCCCAGCAAAGCTGGTGACATGACTGCCAGCTGCAGTAGGAAGGGAACTGTGGCCTGAAGAGTGGGGTCCCCACTACGGCCCCCAGTGCCCCCTGCCAGGCTATCATGGAACATTCTCAGGAGCTCCCGTCGGATGCTGTCTCCATGGCGGGAGGCCAGGTGCCCTAGGATGCCTACAACTGAGGCAATCTTGGGCACCCGTTTCTCCCCAGGGAGGGCAGGAGATCCAGGGAAGGGGTCTGTAGATGGGGTTTGAGAAGAGCTTCCACCACTAccaccagctccacctccagccccaccaTGGACACAGAAATCTTTAAGGCCACAGGAGAGGACTCGGGAGATGATGGTACCAGGAAAAGAGGAGCCAATATGTGCTACAACCCAGTCAAAGTGTGGGGAATGCTGGACAGAAGTATCTAGCAAGGCATCCACACATGCATCTGGGCAACTACCAATGAGAGCCGAGAGGCACTGCACGTAGATGTCCATTAACGTGCGTGTGGCCCTACAGCCCATCCATAGCTGCAGCAGTTCATTGAGAGAGCCTGTGGCATGGGGCACACGCTGGTGCTGGCCTGAGTATGTGCTGCTCAGTTGCCCCATGAGGTCAATGGACCACGCACTAATCACAGGTGCCCAGGCTTTTGGGTTGGCCCGAATAAACTCAGACAGCACCTGCTGTACTTCTTGCACCACATCCTCTAGACCAGGTCCCCCAGCAGGAACATGGGAGGGTGGAGGTGGACGGAGCTGAGGTGGACCAGCCACAGGGCTTTCATCCAGGGCAGCCAAGTGGGCCTGAACACTCTCATCAAAGACACCTCTCAAGTGGTCAAGCACAGCAGCCCGAGCAGGTGGCAAAGAGCGAAGCAGGAGAAGACCACAGCGAGCATGTTCCCGGGCTGAGAGTTGGTGGCCCAGAATGGGGTCTATGCCAGTCAGAAATGCCTTGATTTCCTGGGACAGCTCCTGAGCACTATAAGGAAGCAAAAGAAGCGGATGTAGAGTGTTGTGAGATACTCAGCAAGTTACATTCCTTCTGAGAGCTTTGGTTTCTTTCTAGGTAAAATAGAGGTAATAACTGTACCTCCCTCATAAGCACTTAAGTACCACACTTGGTTCACTCtaatcactcaataaatactagctatttttctttcaataaaaacaacaagggctggccagttagctcagttgtttagagctcAGTCCTGCAACACCAAGCTCACGCGTTAggatacctgtaccagccagacaccaaaaataaataaataacaacagtaataatatcaataatagaTAACTCTTAGAATGTGTCAGGTAGTGTTTTAAGTACTTGCACGTATTACTTCAATCCTGACAACAGCTCAataaagtaggtactattatgatcccattttacagataaggaaatcaagGTTAAATAATCAGGCTATACTCTCCAAGAGAGTAGGAACCATTTTGGTGCTCTTCAACGCTGAGTCCCCGTCTACTGAGTTACCTAGTACATgggaagcactcaataaatatttgttgaactgagtaagtatattttgtgtttctataacaccTGCTTTAAAAACCTTTCCAGCTTTACCACCCTcgccccccccaccaccaccaccacaagcaCCCTGGAATCCGGTCttaatggaaagaaaatgtaagCCCCTTATTCAGGGCTCTCCTTCCCAACACCTGTTTCGTCCCATATTCTGCAAGCATGCTAACCACACACCACCGCATCAACAATAACCATCTACCCAGCACCTTCAATGTGCCTAGGAACCAGGGTGTCCTAGTGCACAAATAGCGTAATGTCTTTCAACCCTTCACCTCCCCAAATATATGGATTCAGAAGTGTTAGGAAAGGAGGCAAAATTCCCTCCCTCTTCTCGCCTTTTCTGTCAAAGAAGTCAGCGTCTTCTAGGAGCTGATAGAGCTCTGACTATGCCATTCCTCTCTGGTtcctccaaaaaacaaacaaaatctcccTAAGGGGAGTGGGGGAGTGTCTTTGCTGGAGTGCAAGGGAAAGGATAGAAGGAAGCATTCGGTGGGTTTCTGGGCCTGGGTTCTCAGGAAGTCTCCATGAAGTCAGGTCCCTCGGTTCTAAAAGGGGCAGGGCAGAGCAGCTGGGTTCCCAAGAGTTCTGATATCCCCGATACTTGGGAGAGCAAGGCCGGGGTCTGGGGTAGCTAGGCATTGGGGTCTAGGAGGAGGACGGACAGAGGTCCCGGGAGGGCGGGCACTGGAGCCCGGAGTTTTGGTGAGGCAGTGCCTGAGTTCTGGGAGGACCGGACCAGGAATCTCTGAGAACCCTGACGCGAGTTCTCGAGGTAAGATCCGGGTTTCTGCCTAGAAGGCTGGGAGTCGGCGCGGGGCCGCGCGGTGGGGGAAGATGCCAGGGGCTCTGACTACCTGAGAGGCGCGGGACCGTGGGTGGCTGGGGCAGGCCCGGGAGGCCCTGGGGCCCCGGGAGGGTCGCACAACGCGGACATCCCGGAGCCCTAGCCCGAGCCCGAGGCGGGAGCGGCGGAGGGCAGGCTGCGCATGCGCGCTGACGGGAAACTCGAAAGGAACCAGCTCCGAGGCCTCTCAGGAAAACTAATCCGGCGATGTCCCTGACCCTCAGACGTTGGTTCCGCGGCGCGTCGGAGTCCCAGAGCAGGACCGCGACGATGATAGCGGAAAGCCGAACCGCCCTCGACGCGACCATCGTTTTTCAAAGGACCTTGGACACACAGACTGAAGCTAGCTGCGGTCATCCGCCTTGAGATTTAGTTATTATTCCTAACGCCCACGATCCAAAATGTTCAACTCACGAGCTCTTAAAAAAAACGAAGCACcgggaaccttttttttttttttttaagatgaccggtaaggggatctcaactcttgacttggtgctgtccgcaccacgctcagcgttagcgaactggccatccctatatgggatccgaacccggggccttggtgttatcaggaccgcactctcccgagtgagccacgggccagcccagccGGGAACTATTTTAATCAATAAAGAGTAAAGACGATGGAAAAAGCACTtcgagagaaggggagggggaaagcGAAAAAGAGACggcaagaaaggagagaaaattcaTAAGAGAAGATGAAGGGAAGAAAAGCAAGGCCAGGGAGAGTGAGGGAGCCGCACACAAACTGGGCTAGCtgggcctgaggtgccctccccGCAGGAGACGGCGCATCCTTCCACTCTCCCCACGGTGAGGCTTTGCTCTCTCCCGAAATTCCCAGCACGGGGACCTGGGCCTAACTCACATCCGCACACCTGGCAGAGACGGAGCTTCTTAAATATATGAGAAGCCAGTACACCCACCAAGAGCCCCCACTCGAGCCAGGctactgatgagaagaaaaaaacctgctCTCACCAGTCAGGCTAAATTATAatcttgggagatctgggataaatCAGTAGTCaagtccacctgtcctggaaaatgttattatAAGACCATTtttggcttagttggttagagcctggtgctggtagcaccaaggtcaaggattcagatccaaGTGGTAGGGACCAGTcgccaacaaaaacaaacaaacaaaagaccatttttacttagaagcagacatgaTGGCACAAGAAAGCTGTAAAATAACCCAGAATGCTTCTTGGGACCCTTACCCTAGATCTCTGCATGTAGGGTGTAACCTAGTAACCATGCCAAATCTATAcctcatgtacaaccaatagaaaacctgatgaagtgATCAGGTGgggctgtcttctctctctcctctttgatccttcccccttcctgtgattataaaatactaagctctgctggcccttttTGGAGTGCATTTCTCAAGGCAACATAACCTTTGCATTTCCTCAGTTGCAAtagtcatattggctcaataaagcCTCTGCTTTATATGTttagcttcaatttcttttaggTCAGCACCACCTAGATCAAGTTCCAGCTATTCCACTTAGTAGCTATGTACTTTACCTCTCAATGCCTGCTCCCTTTTCTGGAAATGAGGAGGTGATACTACAACTACGTCACAGGGTTGTTATGAAAAGTGAAACAGCGTAGTATGTTCACTGCATAGCACTTAGTGCCCGCAATGGTTAAGCACTATATAGgcatttgctgtttttattatatttgttgaCCAAACTCCAGAAAATAAACTCTTTGTCAACAGGGACTTTGCCTGTTTTCTTAACAGCTATATCCTCATCTTCTACAACactgcctggcatgcagtaggttcttttgtttcttttctttctttctctttctttctttcttttttattttattttattaattttgtagtaggttcttaataaatagccattgaatgaatgaaaggaaagaaggtTCTGAGATCTCTATTAACCAGAGGGCTTACTGCTCTCAATGGAAGTGTAAGTTAGGATAATACCAGATGGTAGGTGCTGAAGATACTTTTGAAATGCTTTAAAAGTTGAATAATAATTATGGTTCTTCATTTGTTCTTAAATTTTAGAAGTTCAATCATCTCCTACCTACTagcaagcactgttctaagcactcagtaagtatAAGAGACAATTTCTACTCCTAGCTCTACCTCAAATTTCCCTTCTCAGGGCCTCAACTATTGTTCTGTAAAAGGAAGTTTTTCAACAGATGAATTATACCAGCTATGAGACTATTATGTGGCCCTTGCCCTTAaagatttcactatttttttttttcagctggcagTAGAGGGAAGGGATTTCACAATCTAAGTGTGTTCATTTTGGAGTTGGACAGATCTGGATTCCTGTCTACCATTTGTTAACAATATAACCCTGAGCAGGTTACCCAGCTGGTTGAAGGTTGTTTCCCTctttgtaaaatgggcatgatgcCTCGAACTCAGACTTTTCATCAAGATCActtgagataatttatgtaaagggCTTAACATAATGCCAGACACAgaaactcaaaaagaaaataaataaataaaagaaataaaaactaactaAAAAACCAAATACAGAAACCCCTCTTCAAATGACAACAGCGACAAGAGGCAGGTTGACGGTCTCTGGAGCTAGGTTGCCTGGATCCAAGTCCTGTCATTTTCTAGCTATTGACCATGGGCAAGAGTTCTATATCTTggtttctacatctgtaaaatggggatagtaatagtaTCTGTCTGAGAGTGATGAAGCTAATGAACTAAAAATACATGCAGCAGGCTTAGGACAGTGGTGCATAGCAAAGCACTTACATAGAAGTTGTCTATTATTAGTATCTAATTGTGGAGGTGGGATGGAAAGTGAGAAGGACACTGCAAGACAATATCTATTTATGGCACGGTCCATGCCATGGCggggtcttgaaaagaatagcttggaCTGCCctttccgagttggcaaggccccggagggagagctgctggcagggccacagctagtaaagatctctgccttggcatagtagtgctgcttttgctttctcttttgatgttttgatcAGCGTGGCactttcctgagtttccaaaagatgcaaaaaatgacacacaaacagttgttgtcataaaattagattatcccacaaaagatcCAGGcagattgaacaattccaaattgtcccttttgagtcaatttattacaccaatggatgttttaaaaacaccttatgagtagccatgagcaattgtttttacctaagaaattaataaacaatagaaatccccatcctcttcccaccatctgggtaaatggttatatggattataaaatgggaaaaggaaaaatttggtaccctcctaggggatgtcctaaatatgacttaagttggcaaacgtcatttacaggggattacattaatggtaagagaatggttggaattaatggGAAAAGATACTATAGGaagaattaagtttatgagaaCGAATGCGTAGAAACCCTGTTACTCATTAgtgtcctaagttaaataaaaacatcttagtaagatattgggacaaaaacatatgatgcacaactttccctcctaaagataaagattatagatggaatttagaatgcacctggttctgtgagggatggtgctgtgcactttgacactttacattggACCACACAGCCGCTATATTAAGTACATGCATGATaaatctgttcaaatattttttattccttttccaaataaacaataggtccatgcctatagaaatatgagaatcattaaatcaaagttaaaaatatatataaagtttgtTTAACACTTTGTAACCGCAATCGCTGCCGTCTCAATTTTGAGtcagacatataatttatgcttgctggtagtaataagtttaaggttaatgcgagggcaagaagaaaagaaacacaatggtgaAAATCGTCAAGAACAGCGAGTCACGGACTAATCGACCACAACAGATATAATCACCAGAAAGAATTGGCTGGCCACCGACTTTTATTTAACCTtgtggattattaattttatgagaactgatgtaagtttaagaaaagtttccgtttaactattggtttaataattttaaaggtttatgtagttaaaatgcccacattaacccccccgtgttgtgtaacaaataaaaatgctgttttcagtctgaaggctgcttcagctgctttagctgctctggctgcgacagcgctgacagcccgcagggtgagaacgtgcttcaaaggaaccgagctctctgcctgtgtttgttattttcgccgaaCCTCTTCATCCCTTTTTCAAGGGcccccaactcgactggagctggtctccggcataTTTAGATATTTGCAGTAGTAGAAATTATGAgtttggaaaagaggaagaatgacAGTTGGAGCTGGGTGATGAgtaatattttttctactttagtaaatgtttgaaaatttttccataataaaaagcaaaatacacaaaagagaaagaattttttttttttttttttaaagatgaccggtaaggggatcttaacccttggcttggtgttgtcaacaccacgctcagctagtgagccaaccagccatccctatgtaggatccgaacccgtggccttggtgttatcagcaccgcactctcccgagtgagccacgggccggcccaagaaatttttttaattaaaaaaagaaaaagaaaaccaaaaaaagagcaaaatacaaatttaaaaacagctttaataCTTCTGATTATTCTTCGAATACAATTCAAATTCCCTGCAGGCTCTAAATTTTGTGGGCCTTGTCTCCCTCTCCAACTTCATCACTTTTCAgctcccccacctttttttttaatcactgcaCTCTGAGCTACACTCAACTTCTGACAGTTCTTGGAACACAGCAAGCTTCTCTTCAACCTTAGGCACAGTACGTAGAACAAAATTATGAAGGATGGATGTACCAAGATGTTGAatgccttttcttctcccttctgtcTCCTCCCATCCTATCCTTATGTATCTGAATATAGTGCAGGCTAgcaagttagctcagctggttacagcctgctgttataacaccaaggtcaagggttcaggtccccatactggccagccacaaaaagcaaaacaaaacaaaacaccgaTGTAATATTGTCTTgctagagaaatggctgattctgaGTACTTGGGCAGGGGAAGTACTAGGTGAGCCTGGAGCACATTattgtgccagaaagcaaggaagcacTCAAATACTGTGGTTGTGTCAGAAGGACATAGGGACCACCTTGAAGAGGTTACTCCTGGACACCTTTGGCATAATTTGACCATGAAAAAGCAATGGTAATGGATTATAAcacattgaaaaaaatccatatatCTGTAGTGATACTAAAAAAAGGGGAGGGCCTCTTCTTTACACAATATATCATATGAAtgatatgaatgaataaatgatgaatttgaaaatcaccattttgcagcaaaataataattaacTCAGGTAAAGATCATCATGGACACTAAAACCATTAGGTGATAGGTCACTGGGGAATAAGGTATTCATACAGTAGCAAAGTATCACCTcataaattagtttttaattacaaagggaaaggCACCTTTAAAGTGGAGAAATTGG of Cynocephalus volans isolate mCynVol1 chromosome 4, mCynVol1.pri, whole genome shotgun sequence contains these proteins:
- the INTS5 gene encoding integrator complex subunit 5, coding for MSALCDPPGAPGPPGPAPATHGPAPLSAQELSQEIKAFLTGIDPILGHQLSAREHARCGLLLLRSLPPARAAVLDHLRGVFDESVQAHLAALDESPVAGPPQLRPPPPSHVPAGGPGLEDVVQEVQQVLSEFIRANPKAWAPVISAWSIDLMGQLSSTYSGQHQRVPHATGSLNELLQLWMGCRATRTLMDIYVQCLSALIGSCPDACVDALLDTSVQHSPHFDWVVAHIGSSFPGTIISRVLSCGLKDFCVHGGAGGGAGGSGGSSSQTPSTDPFPGSPALPGEKRVPKIASVVGILGHLASRHGDSIRRELLRMFHDSLAGGTGGRSGDPTLQATVPFLLQLAVMSPALLGTVSGELVDCLKPPSVLSQLQQHLQGFPREELDNMLNLAVHLVSQASGAGAYRLLQFLVDTAMPASVITTQGLAVPDTVREACDRLIQLLLLHLQKLVHHRGGSPGEGVLGPPPPPRPVPFLDALRNHVGELCGETLRLERKRFLWQHQLLGLLSVYTRPSCGPEALGHLLSRARSPEELSLATQLYAGLVVSLSGLLPLAFRSCLARVHAGTLQPHFTARFLRNLALLVGWEQQGGEGPAALGARFGESASAHLSDLAPLLLHPEEEVAEAAASLLAICPFPLEALSPSQLLGLVRAGVHRFFASLRLHGPPGVASASQLLFRLSQTSPAGFKAVLQLLVEGALHRGNTELFGGEVDGDNETLSVVSAPLASASLLDTNRWHSAAVPGPGGIWSVFHAGVIGRGLKPPKLVQSRNQQEVFYNTQSLLSLLVHCCSAPGGSECGGCWGAPTLSPEAAKAVAVTLVENVCPDAAGAELAWPPEEHARATVERDLRIGRRFREQPLLFELLKLVAAAPPALCYCSVLLRGLLAALLGHWEASRHPDTAHSPWHLEASCTLVAVMAEGSLLPPALGNMHEVFSQLAPFEVRLLLLSVWGFLREHGPLPQKFIFQSERGRFIRDFSREGGGEGGPHLAVLHSVLHRNIDRLGLFSGRFQAPSPSTLLRQGT